GCCCTGCTACGACTGGGCGTGGTTCCGGGGGGCCGGCTCGCAGTACACGCACGCCTGCTACTCCGACATCCCGCACCTGTACGTCGTACGCGGCTTCGCCGACGGTCTCGTCCCCTACTGGGACCGGCTCACCGGCGACATGGAGTACCTCGAGTACCCGGTGCTGACCGGGCTCTTCATGCAGGTGGCCTCCTGGCTGACGCCCGGCAGCGGCTCCATGCAGCATCGCGAACAGATGTACTGGATGGTCAACGCGGGCATGCTGATGGCGTGCGCCGCGATCATCGCCGTGTGTGTCGCCCGCACCCACCGCCGCCGGCCGTGGGACGCGCTGCTGCTGGCCCTCGCGCCCGCCTTCGCGCTCACGGCGACGATCAACTGGGACCTGCTCGCCCTCGCCCTGACCGCCGTCGCGATGCTCCTGTGGTCCCGCGGGCGGACGGTGCTCTTCGGTGTCTTCATCGGTCTGGCCACCGCGGCCAAGCTCTACCCGGTGCTGCTGCTCGGGGTGCTCTTCGTGCTCTGCCTGCGTGCCGGGAAATGGCGCGCGTTCGCCGGTGCCCTCCTCGGCACGGTCGGTGCCTGGCTCGTGGTGAACCTGCCCGTCATGATCTTCGCCTGGGACGGGTGGACGAAGTTCTACACGTTCAGCCAGGAACGGCCCATCGACTTCGGCTCGGTCTGGCTGCTGATCTCCCAGCGCTCCGGGAACCCCCTGGAGGACGCGAACACCTACGCCACGGGCTTGACCCTGCTGCTCTGCGGAGGGATCGCGCTCCTCACCCTGACGGCCCCCCGACGCCCCCGCTTCGCCCAGCTGGCGTTCCTCGTCGTCGCCGCATTCATCCTGGCCAACAAGGTCTACTCGCCGCAGTACGTGCTGTGGCTCGTCCCGCTAGCCGCGCTGGCCCGGCCGCGCTGGCGCGACTTCCTCATCTGGCAGGCCGGCGAGGTCGTGTACTTCCTCGGGATCTGGTTCTACCTTGCCTACACCTCCAGCGGAGACAAGCACCAGGGCCTGCCCGTGGAGGGCTATCAGGTGGCGATCGCCGCCCACCTGCTGGCGACCCTCTACCTCTGCGCCGTGGTCGTACGGGACATCCTGCTGCCCGAGCGCGACGTCGTGCGCCGCGACGGATCGGACGACCCCTCCGGGGGCGTCCTGGACCGGGCCGAGGACGTGTTCGTGCTGTCGGACGCGGCGAGGGCGCCGCACAAGGCGACGCCCTCTGAGGGACGGCGGGTCGACTGGGGTCAGGACCCCGGTCGCTGACCGGAACGGATCAGGCGTCCAACACCCGGTCGAACTGCGTGGTGGTGTGCCGCAAGTGCGCCACCAGCT
This region of Streptomyces sp. NBC_00513 genomic DNA includes:
- a CDS encoding glycosyltransferase family 87 protein; translated protein: MTKVHEDRPVLPTQQDEVAAAGSELIGGPLGRHARLGGHWLTPVRVVVLVALGMFALGMAQKLPCYDWAWFRGAGSQYTHACYSDIPHLYVVRGFADGLVPYWDRLTGDMEYLEYPVLTGLFMQVASWLTPGSGSMQHREQMYWMVNAGMLMACAAIIAVCVARTHRRRPWDALLLALAPAFALTATINWDLLALALTAVAMLLWSRGRTVLFGVFIGLATAAKLYPVLLLGVLFVLCLRAGKWRAFAGALLGTVGAWLVVNLPVMIFAWDGWTKFYTFSQERPIDFGSVWLLISQRSGNPLEDANTYATGLTLLLCGGIALLTLTAPRRPRFAQLAFLVVAAFILANKVYSPQYVLWLVPLAALARPRWRDFLIWQAGEVVYFLGIWFYLAYTSSGDKHQGLPVEGYQVAIAAHLLATLYLCAVVVRDILLPERDVVRRDGSDDPSGGVLDRAEDVFVLSDAARAPHKATPSEGRRVDWGQDPGR